Proteins from one Cryptomeria japonica chromosome 4, Sugi_1.0, whole genome shotgun sequence genomic window:
- the LOC131074046 gene encoding peroxidase 5 produces MEMILAFVALILLQSFTSSMVDGAGLKVGYYRHTCPEAEGIVSDVVGKAVRANPGVAANLIRMHFHDCFVRGCDGSILIDSTAGNVAEKDSPANNPSLLGFDIIDAAKSRVEAKCPGVVSCADIVAFAARDGAHQAGGLMWGVEGGRRDGRISRASDTRGNLPPPSFDVNQLTQLFAQKHLSQEDMVTLSGAHSIGVSHCSSFSADRLYNFSGRGGQDPSMDARYALQLKAKCPASSSSSDVVVPLDPLTPTKLDVKYYVDLEYKRGLLKSDQTLMSNDATSRLVKINAKYPTTWRRNFGRAMVKMGSIDVLTGSQGEIRRQCRVPN; encoded by the exons ATGGAAATGATTCTTGCTTTTGTTGCATTGATCCTACTGCAGTCATTTACGAGCAGTATGGTTGATGGTGCCGGGTTAAAGGTTGGTTACTACCGTCATACATGCCCTGAGGCTGAGGGTATTGTAAGCGATGTTGTGGGTAAAGCTGTTAGAGCGAATCCTGGTGTGGCAGCTAATCTAATAAGGATGCATTTTCACGATTGCTTCGTCAGA GGTTGTGATGGATCAATCCTCATCGACTCCACAGCAGGAAATGTTGCAGAGAAAGACTCCCCTGCAAACAATCCAAGCCTTTTAGGCTTTGACATCATTGATGCAGCAAAATCTAGAGTAGAAGCCAAATGCCCAGGAGTGGTATCTTGTGCCGACATAGTCGCATTCGCTGCAAGAGATGGCGCCCACCAA GCTGGCGGTTTAATGTGGGGTGTTGAAGGAGGACGAAGAGATGGAAGGATATCTCGCGCATCGGATACTCGAGGGAATCTGCCACCTCCTTCATTTGACGTAAACCAGTTGACGCAACTCTTTGCCCAAAAACATTTGTCCCAAGAAGACATGGTTACTCTTTCAG GGGCGCACTCTATTGGAGTTTCTCACTGTTCATCATTTAGTGCAGATCGTCTATACAACTTCAGCGGTCGTGGTGGTCAGGACCCTTCCATGGATGCTCGCTATGCCCTTCAGCTGAAGGCCAAATGCCCCGCTTCATCTTCTTCCTCTGATGTTGTTGTTCCTTTGGATCCCCTCACTCCGACTAAATTGGACGTGAAATACTACGTCGATTTGGAATACAAGCGTGGATTACTCAAGTCCGATCAGACTTTGATGTCAAATGATGCCACTTCCAGACTGGTGAAGATTAACGCCAAGTATCCAACCACATGGAGGAGGAATTTCGGGAGAGCGATGGTAAAGATGGGTTCTATTGATGTGCTGACTGGATCGCAGGGGGAGATAAGGAGACAGTGTCGTGTCCCAAACTAA